The Verrucomicrobium spinosum DSM 4136 = JCM 18804 genome includes a region encoding these proteins:
- the cls gene encoding cardiolipin synthase, with the protein MSLVPSEKIVNSIPGAASVLRWMKSHPFRWRALIMAFCHLLGLLTSIDAILSVRTAQGAIGWAISLNTFPYIAVPAYWVFGRSNFEGYLVLRRKMEADLNDEEKKLAADLLAMRPQAERVPPSATLLERLAKLPATRGNHTELLIDGEATFRSIFESIAQAREYVLVQFYIIRDDGLGRQLKEALINRARAGVRCYLVYDEIGSHQLPTSYTAELLAAGVEVRPFNTRQGDRNRFQLNFRNHRKIVIVDGVTAFVGGHNVGDEYLGKDPKMGAWRDTHVKVQGPVVQCVQIAWAEDWNWAAGGLPTLNWVPQPAPGGQDGLAFCLPSGPADEFETCTLFFLRAIQAAQKRVWIASPYFVPDEQFTSALQIAALRGVDVQILVPQHADSQLVHLSSFTYLPALEKAGVKVWRYTGGFLHEKAILVDDYCGVGTANFDNRSFRLNFEITVLFAEEGVVQQAEQMFQKDFARSVPAHAADFTERPWWFRLAARTSWLMAPVQ; encoded by the coding sequence ATGAGTCTGGTCCCAAGTGAGAAGATCGTGAACTCCATCCCGGGTGCCGCCAGCGTGCTACGCTGGATGAAAAGCCACCCCTTCCGCTGGCGTGCGCTCATCATGGCCTTCTGCCACCTGCTTGGGCTGCTCACGTCCATCGATGCGATTCTCAGTGTTCGCACGGCCCAGGGGGCGATCGGCTGGGCCATCTCCCTCAACACATTCCCCTACATCGCAGTGCCAGCGTACTGGGTCTTTGGCCGCTCGAATTTCGAAGGGTATCTGGTGTTGCGCCGCAAGATGGAGGCCGACCTGAATGACGAGGAAAAAAAGCTCGCAGCCGACCTGCTGGCGATGCGTCCACAAGCTGAGCGGGTGCCCCCTTCCGCCACCCTGCTGGAAAGGCTGGCCAAGCTGCCCGCCACCCGGGGCAATCACACGGAGTTGCTCATAGATGGCGAGGCTACATTTCGCTCCATCTTTGAGAGCATCGCCCAGGCCCGGGAGTACGTGCTGGTGCAATTTTACATCATCCGGGATGACGGGCTGGGGCGCCAGCTCAAGGAGGCGCTCATCAACCGGGCCCGCGCCGGAGTGCGCTGCTACCTGGTCTATGACGAGATCGGCAGCCACCAACTGCCCACCAGCTACACGGCCGAACTCCTGGCAGCCGGGGTGGAGGTGCGCCCCTTCAACACCCGGCAGGGTGATCGCAACCGCTTCCAGCTCAACTTCCGCAACCATCGCAAGATCGTCATCGTGGATGGCGTCACGGCCTTTGTAGGCGGTCACAATGTGGGCGATGAGTACCTCGGCAAAGATCCCAAGATGGGTGCATGGCGCGACACCCATGTGAAGGTGCAGGGCCCTGTGGTGCAGTGCGTGCAGATCGCGTGGGCGGAGGACTGGAACTGGGCGGCTGGCGGGTTGCCCACGCTTAACTGGGTCCCACAGCCCGCCCCAGGCGGCCAGGATGGGCTGGCCTTCTGCCTGCCCTCCGGGCCGGCAGATGAGTTCGAGACTTGCACGCTATTCTTCCTGCGCGCCATCCAGGCGGCGCAGAAGCGGGTGTGGATCGCCAGCCCGTACTTCGTCCCGGATGAGCAGTTCACCTCCGCCCTCCAGATTGCAGCCCTGCGCGGTGTGGACGTACAGATCCTCGTCCCCCAGCATGCCGACAGCCAGTTGGTGCACCTCTCCAGCTTCACCTACCTGCCCGCTCTGGAGAAGGCCGGGGTGAAGGTGTGGCGTTACACAGGCGGGTTCCTGCATGAAAAGGCCATCCTGGTGGACGACTACTGCGGTGTGGGCACCGCGAACTTCGACAACCGGAGCTTCCGGCTCAACTTTGAGATAACAGTCCTCTTCGCCGAAGAGGGCGTGGTCCAGCAGGCAGAGCAGATGTTTCAAAAAGATTTTGCCCGGAGCGTACCGGCCCATGCCGCCGACTTCACGGAGAGGCCCTGGTGGTTCCGTCTGGCCGCCCGCACCTCGTGGCTGATGGCCCCTGTCCAATGA